A region from the Aegilops tauschii subsp. strangulata cultivar AL8/78 chromosome 5, Aet v6.0, whole genome shotgun sequence genome encodes:
- the LOC109772260 gene encoding mitochondrial import inner membrane translocase subunit TIM10: MAAPKDVRSELEKEMMFGMAEKEMEYRVELFNRLTHVCFEKCIEKRHKEGELNMGENSCIDRCVSKYWQVTNIVGGMLGTQQTPM; encoded by the exons ATGGCTGCTCCCAAGGACGTGCGGAGCGAGCTGGAGAAGGAGATG ATGTTCGGGATGGCGGAGAAGGAGATGGAGTACCGGGTCGAGCTTTTCAACCG GCTTACACATGTTTGTTTTGAGAAGTGCATCGAGAAAAG GCATAAAGAAGGTGAACTCAATATGGGAGAGAACAGTTGCATTGATCGGTGTGTGTCAAAGTACTGGCAG GTGACTAACATTGTCGGCGGAATGCTCGGGACCCAGCAGACCCCGATGTGA
- the LOC109772263 gene encoding uncharacterized protein: MSLVVYPLLRLPCRCALAAAPRAAAASVVSLSASASASAADGGDGELTARERRERRREARELKARDWKEEVEERLIHEPARRRKKPPKRTWREELNLDFLAEHGPQWWLVRVSMAPGTDYVDLITKAVARRFSEVSFKIYNPAIQVKKRLKSGLISTKSKPLHPGLVFLYCTLNKELHDFIRDTEGCYGFIGATRGSIKRQIKKPKPIPVEEVESIIKKEKEEQEKADKEFEDLENWDKGSFGKPVEDPELMLINKIKKQVKKSTTKGASSNDTFTLGASVHVLSGPFAGFTGSLLEVNRKNKKVTVQMTLFGKESFVDLDFDQIEALNT, translated from the exons ATGAGCTTGGTGGTCTATCCACTCCTGCGGCTCCCGTGCCGCTGCGCCCTCGCGGCGGCGCCGCGGGCCGCCGCGGCGTCGGTGGTGTCGCTGTCGGCATCGGCCTCGGCCTCGGCGGCGGACGGCGGGGACGGGGAGCTGACGGCGCGGGAGAGGCGGGAGAGGCGGAGGGAGGCGAGGGAGCTCAAGGCGCGGGActggaaggaggaggtggaggagcgGCTCATCCACGAGCCGGCGCGGCGTCGGAAGAAGCCGCCGAAGCGGACGTGGCGGGAGGAGCTCAACCTCGACTTCCTCGCCGAGCACGGCCCGCAGTGGTGGCTCGTGCGCGTCTCCATGGCCCCCGGCACCGACTACGTCGACCTCATCACCAAGGCCGTCGCCCGCCGCTTCTCCGAGGTGTCCTTCAAG ATTTACAACCCAGCAATCCAAGTGAAGAAGAGGCTGAAAAGTGGTTTGATCAGTACCAagtcaaagcctctgcatcctgGGCTGGTCTTTCTGTATTGCACATtaaacaaggagcttcatgatttTATCAGAGACACTGAAGGTTGTTATGGTTTTATTGGAGCCACAAGAGGATCTAT TAAAAGGCAGATTAAGAAGCCTAAACCTATTCCAGTTGAAGAAGTCGAGTCGATTATTAAAAAGGAAAAGGAGGAACAAGAGAAAGCTGACAAAGAATTTGAAGACTTGGAAAACTGGGATAAGGGGTCTTTTGGTAAACCCGTTGAAGACCCTGAACTTATGTTAATTAATAAGATCAAGAAACAGGTCAAGAAATCAACTACAAAAGGTGCCTCCAGCAACGACACTTTTACGCTCGGTGCCAGTGTTCATGTTCTCTCCGGGCCTTTTGCAGGCTTCACTGGCTCTCTTCTGGAAGTAAATCGCAAAAATAAGAAG GTTACTGTCCAGATGACACTTTTTGGCAAGGAGAGCTTTGTAGATCTAGATTTTGATCAAATTGAGGCACTGAATACTTAA
- the LOC109772262 gene encoding protein GRAVITROPIC IN THE LIGHT 1: MASKAVTIGDLIHRVASSCLSNRFPGNYTLDGSDLDDDDDDDPFAADFGDAADADAEDECPRPTVRPEEGDEEARRLRIWEEAEEEKRRTKNAAAAEEAKEAEAKKVEGAERAGDAEALMAEVFDAVSGVRRAYAALQGAHCPWDPDRMRAADAGVVAELRHLARLRDRFRRAAASPGGRIPRPSPSAPPLREAVAPYEAALDDLRRQLQGKQAEVDGLKEKLAAAASRRNARLHPSKKHHHLLAAPAAEAGAPTAELFIACAEQARAATRAFAAHLLHLLRAAGLDPAAATRSVTKIPVSSPQLAKHALEAHATAVLLGGFEHESFYLDGSLSSLLDPAAFRRERYAQYRDMRGMDPGELLGVLPTCAFGRYAASKFASLLPPRVEEAVLGGDEHKKAVGAGAHPRTPFYGEFLRAAKAVWLLHLLAFALEPPPSHFEAGRGAEFHPEYMESVAGSAPRGGMVVGFAVAPGFKLCNAAVVRARVYLVPRGSRQ; this comes from the coding sequence ATGGCGAGCAAGGCGGTCACCATCGGCGATCTGATCCACCGGGTCGCCTCCTCCTGCCTCTCCAACCGCTTCCCGGGCAACTACACCCTCGACGGCTCCGAcctcgacgacgacgacgacgacgaccccTTCGCCGCCGACTTCGGGGAcgccgccgacgccgacgccgaggaCGAATGCCCGCGCCCCACGGTCCGGCCGGAGGAGGGGGACGAGGAGGCCAGGAGGCTCAGGATctgggaggaggcggaggaggagaagaggcGGACCAAGAATGCCGCGGCGGCCGAGGAGGCCAAGGAGGCGGAGGCCAAGAAGGTGGAGGGGGCCGAGCGGGCGGGCGACGCGGAGGCGCTCATGGCGGAGGTGTTCGACGCGGTGTCCGGGGTGCGTCGCGCGTACGCGGCGCTGCAGGGCGCGCACTGCCCCTGGGACCCCGACCGGATGCGCGCCGCCGACGCCGGCGTCGTCGCCGAGCTCCGCCACCTAGCGCGCCTCCGGGACCGCttccgccgcgccgccgccagcCCGGGCGGCCGCATCCCGCGCCCCAGCCCCTCCGCCCCGCCGCTCCGCGAGGCCGTCGCGCCCTACGAGGCCGCGCTCGACGACCTCCGCCGCCAGCTCCAGGGCAAGCAGGCCGAGGTGGACGGGCTCAAggagaagctcgccgccgccgccagccgccgcaACGCGCGACTCCACCCCTCCAAGAAGCACCACCACctcctcgccgcccccgccgcggaGGCCGGCGCGCCGACGGCGGAGCTGTTCATCGCATGCGCGGAGCAGGCCCGCGCGGCGACGCGGGCGTtcgcggcgcacctcctccacctcctccgcgCGGCGGGGCTGGACCCGGCGGCGGCCACGCGGTCCGTCACCAAGATCCCGGTATCCTCCCCGCAGCTGGCCAAGCACGCGCTGGAGGCGCACGCGACGGCCGTCCTGCTGGGCGGCTTCGAGCACGAGTCCTTCTACCTGGACGGGtccctctcctccctcctcgaCCCGGCGGCGTTCCGGAGGGAGCGGTACGCGCAGTACCGCGACATGCGCGGGATGGACCCGGGGGAGCTCCTGGGCGTGCTCCCGACGTGCGCCTTCGGGCGGTACGCCGCCAGCAAGTTCGCGTCCCTGCTCCCGCCGCGCGTGGAGGAGGCCGTGCTGGGCGGCGACGAGCACAAGAAGGCCGTGGGCGCGGGCGCGCACCCGCGGACGCCGTTCTACGGGGAGTTCCTGCGGGCGGCCAAGGCGGTGTGGCTGCTGCACCTGCTGGCGTTCGCGCTGGAGCCGCCGCCCAGCCACTTCGAGGCCGGGCGCGGCGCCGAGTTCCACCCGGAGTACATGGAGAGCGTGGCCGGGTCCGCGCCgcgcggcggcatggtggtgGGGTTCGCGGTGGCGCCGGGGTTCAAGCTGTGCAACGCGGCCGTGGTGCGCGCTCGGGTGTACCTGGTGCCCCGCGGCAGCCGACAGTGA